A region from the Homalodisca vitripennis isolate AUS2020 unplaced genomic scaffold, UT_GWSS_2.1 ScUCBcl_13366;HRSCAF=23557, whole genome shotgun sequence genome encodes:
- the LOC124375109 gene encoding PR domain zinc finger protein 10-like, translated as MVLSTYSENYRSSNMTKLVNASDYERYIYKCHSCMLGFKRRGMLVNHLANRHPDITPESVPELNLPILKTTRDYYCQYCEKVV; from the exons ATGGTGCTGAGTACATACAGTGAAAATTACAGAAGTTCAAACATGACCAAGCTG GTGAATGCATCAGACTATGAGCGATATATATACAAGTGCCATTCGTGCATGTTGGGATTCAAGCGGAGAGGGATGCTGGTGAACCACTTGGCCAACAGACACCCTGATATCACTCCCGAGTCTGTGCCTGAGCTCAACCTGCCGATCCTCAAGACTACTAGGGATTACTACTGTCAATACTGTGAAAAGGTCGTGTAA